DNA from Agathobaculum sp. NTUH-O15-33:
GCACCGCATCCGCCAGTGTGCGCTCGCCGCGCTGCACCTCGCGGATCACCGGCACGGCAATGCGCAGCCGCCGCAAAAGCTTCACCTTTTCCAGCGTGCGCACATCCTCATCGGAATAGTTCCGGTAGCCGTTTTCGCCCCGCGTGGGCGACAGCAGCCCTTCCTTTTCATAAAAGCGGATATTGGCCCGCGTCAGCCCTGTTTTCAGTTCCGCCTCTGCGATCGTCATATCACGCACCTGCCTTTGTACCTCCTATTATAGAGGGTAAAGTGGGTTCACAGTCAAGCGATTTCTCAAAAAAACGCCGGAATAAGCAAGGCGGCCGTGCGGGATGATCCCGCACGGCCGCCGACGCGTCATCCGCAGCGTTTTCCGTCGTACTTTGTGACTGCAAAGGGATAGGAACGCGTTTCCGTGTGCACACCGAGCGCGTCCAGCGACCGCGCAAGATCGCTGACCACCGTCAAGTCGTGATCGCGCTGGGCGATGGAAAGCTTCATCGTACCGTTGTACGAGCTGATGAGCAGCGCGAACGGCTGCGCCGCCGAGGGCAGCACCGCGCCGTAATCAAGCACATAGGGCAGGCAGCACGCGGGCAGCTTGAACTCGCCCACGTTGGTGATGAGGAAGCTATCCTCCAAAACAAAATCGCGGCACAGCTTTTGGCCCTGCACGCACTTTTCATCAAGCGGCATCGCTGCCTCGTGCAGCTCGCGGCAGGTATCGGACGCGCGCTTGGCGCGGTACATGAGCTGCTCCGGCTGCATCTGGTCCTTCAAAAACGCCTTGGTGCGGCGGAACACCTCGTCCACCGGCAGGTCGCGGTATTCGGGCAGATAGGGCAGATCGATAAAGCAGATGAAATACCGGGTCGTCACCGTGGGCAGCAGCGGCCGCAGATCGACCGGGATCTGCGCAATAACCGGCTTTTTCCTCCCCGCCGAACTTATGATCGAACGCGCGCATGAACAGCGGCGCGACCACGGAAAGCGGGCTTACCCCAATGCCCTTCGCATAGCTGTGTAACGCGGCGAACGGAAAGGTCACTTCGCTTACGATCTCCGGCCCGTCGCCAAGGTCGGTCAGATCCCACGCGTGCGCGGCTTCGGGCTTTTTCCAAATGCCCTCGGACGAAAACTCGCGGTCGGCGAGTTGGCGGTAGCCGTCCGCCGATTCCTCCGGCGAATAGCGCGTGTCCATCGCGCGGACCGAGCCGTCGTTTTCCACCGGCTTACCGGAAAGCTGTAAGTACTGGAGCAGCACGCAGCGGATAAATTCTTCAAACCCGCGCCCGTCCGAAATGGAATGCTGGTACTCCATCGTGATGGTATCGCCCTGATACCCGACGAGGAACAAATACCCGTTCGTATCGTCCGAGCCGATGGTATAGCGCCTGTCCGCCCCGTCGAACGGCAACACCACCGGCGGGCGCACGTTCTGCACATAGCGGAACGAGGTGGCCGTCGGCTGCACGGTGAGCATCATGTGCGGAAAGCGCAAAAGCGCCTTTTCTACCGCCTGCTGCAAGCAGCCGGGTCTCACCGGCTCGCTCATGCGGATGGTGTGGCGCGGCACGCAGGCCACGGTCTCGTGCGTGTTGTAAAGGAATATCTTGGCATAGCTATCCGTGCGGAGCAGAGGGTGCTCTTGCAGCAGTTGCATGTTGAGGGCCTCCTTCTAAAAAGCGGGACTGTCAATTTTTTCTTCACGCCCATTGTAGCACCGGCGATTTAATTTGTAAATCAAATTATGTGAAAAAAGTGACGAAAATGCAGCATAGCATACACGCTGTTCACTATCCGCCCTTTACGGCTTGAGCCATTTGTGGGCTTCCTCATCCGAGCAGGCTTCGCGCACCCACGGGTCTCCATCCAAGTGGCGAATGACCCAAAGGATGTAAATGCGGTAGCCGGGCGCGGCGGCCTGCGGATGCGGCAGGTTTTTGCCAATGGCGCAGAAGCTGCCGTCCGTTATTTTAAACACCTCGTCGCCCACAAAGGACGCGCCGAAGGCGGAGGGCTTTTCGGTGCGGAAATAATACACCTCGGGCTGGGGATGGTAATGCGGGATATAGCCCGACCAGCAGCCCTCGTACATGATGGTTTCGCCCAGCACCAAATTGGAATAGGGCGCGTCCGCGTATTCAAAGGCCGTGCGTACCAGCCGCTCGGCCTTGCCGCCCCAAAGACCCATGCAGCTTTCGTTCTCCCGCGTGTTTTCCGGCGTGTACAGCTTGGGGGCGAAGGCGCGCTCGTTGCCGGTGGCGACGAAGATCACCTCGCTGTCCGCGTGCGCTTCAATCGTAAACGTCGTGTCGCGGCATACATGCAGGCAGGTTAGCCCCTCGTCCATAAAGCTGTGGCGCTCGATCACGGCGGCCTGTCCGTCCCAGCCGAGCGTTACCTTGCCGTACAGCACCAGCGCCGCGACCTCATCGTTTTCGCGGCGTATTGTGCGCGTTTCACCGGCCTTCATCCGGTAGGCCCACATATCCATCTGCATTTCGCGATAGACGCCGTCCCGGTCCATGATCTTCCCCTCGCCGTCCGGCTGCCAGCGGGTATATCCAAAGCGTTCCTCTCTCATGCTGCATTCCTCCTTATCGGTTGCCTTTATTATACGAAAAAGTACCGCCCCGTGTCAAACACGGAGCGGTAAAAATAGGATGATTTATTGAGCAACCGGAATTTCGATCCCGCCGACGGTGATCGATGCGATCTCCTCCACCGGCATGATCTGGTCGAACACCTTACCCTTTTGGCATTCCGTCTTTCCGTTTTTGGGCGAGATGCTGCCGCCGGCATTTGTCAGATCCATCGTCGTGCCGTCCGTTTTGTGCAGCGTGATGGGAAGGCTTTCAAAATAGCGCTGGCTCTCGCGGCGGTTTTGCTCGGGCTCGCGGCCGCTCGGCGCGTCGTCGTCCCACTGTACCTCGCTGTCGACTGTGTAATCGACGCGCACCGCCAGCGGCGACAGCGTGATTCGATCGATCTTCGCGTTCATGCCGTTCAGGTCAAAGGTCTGGCCAGCGGGCAGGCTGACCGAGGTATCCTCAAAATCAAAGTCGAATTTGAACTTCCATTTGCCTTCGATCAAGGTGTAATCCTCGTTGCCGTCGTTAAATTTCAGGTTTTGGAAGCTCGCCTTGGCCTTGCCCGGCTTTAGTTCGCCGTCCACCGACATCATTTCGACAAATTGAATTACATTATCGCCCGGTGTCTCGTCGATAAAGAACGAGCCGCCGTGGCTGCCGCCCATGTAGGAGATATCCGTGGACGAATCTTCAAAATGCAGCGGCAAATAGCCGTACTCGTTACCCGTCAGATCAAACGGCGTGCCGTCGTCCCGCCTGATCTCATAGACCATGGCGTAGTTGTACTTATCGCCGATGATGGCCTCCGCCGTGATCGTCACGCCGTTATCGGTCGCGGATGCGCCGATCGGCTTGCCGATCTTATCCACAATCTCGGTATGCGCCGTGCCGAACACGCCCGCAAACGATTCGCTCGCCAGCTTGTTGTATACTACCGCCGCGCCCGCGCCGATCGAAAGCACCAGCGCCGCCGCGATACCTACCGCCGCGATTCTGGAAAGCGGACGGCGCGCGCGCCGCTGCGGCTTCTCCTGCGCCTCCATCAGGCCCTGCACCATGCGGGCCTTGGCTTCACCGGAAAAACGCAGACTGTCCAGCGCTTCATTATACTCTCTGTTATCGTTATACTCTTTGTTCACAATAATCGCCTCCCAAAAGTGTGCGCAGCTTGTCCCTGCCCCGGCTGAGCTGTGTGGTCACAGCCGCCTCGCTCCGTTCCAGCAGCGCCGCTGTTTCGCGCACCGAATAGCCTTCGTAATAATGCAAATAAACAGCTTCGCGGTATTTTTGCGGCAGCTCCATCACCGCTTCTAAAACGGCGTTATCCGGCGCTTCCGGCGCGGCGGACGATGCCGCCGCCTCGATACCGACCGCCTTACGGCGGTAGGCCCGCAGTTCATCCTTGCAGGCGTTCGCCGTCGCGCGGATGATCCACGCCTTTTCGTGGGCGGGGCTGTCGAACACCTGCCCGCTCGTCAATAGCTTGAGGAATACGTTTTGGCAGATATCCTCCGCGTCCTGCGTTGATTTCAAATAGGTGTAGGAAAGCCGCAGGATCAGGTCGGAGTAGGTCTCCACCAGCCGCTCGGCCTCCTGCATGCCAAATTGTTTCATGGTTTCATCTCCTTTGAAGGGGCCCTTCACCTACAATACGAACGGGCGCGGCAAAACCTTGCACAAAAAAATAAATAAGGGACGATTTTTTAAATCGTCCCTTATTATAACACATTTTGCGGTTTTACCGAACGCCGCGCGCCTGACGGGCTTTCCGCCCGATGCGCACCGGTTTTGCACCGCTCTCGATTTGTCCCGTGCGCCGCGTGGATAGCAGCAGGCCGAACAATAGCATGGTCTGGCACAAATACAGGCCGCCATAGGAAAACAGCGGCAGACCGTAGGCCGCGAAAAGAATAATGCCGAAATTCTGCAACACATAAGCCATGGTCTGGCACGCAAACGTCAGCATGATCGCCCAGCTCATCATTTTGGCGAGCACGCCGCCCTGCCGGTGCGCCAGCTGAAAGCCCCGCGCCAACAGTACCAACACTACGGTTAGTACCAGCGCGAACGCGATCCAGCCCCATTGCAGCTTAGCGGCGGCAAGAATAAATTGGGTAGCACCTTCCCCCTTTACAGTAGCAAGCCTTTCTGCACGGCTGTCAGGCGGAACCACCCCGCCAAACAGCGCTTCCCAAACTGCCGATCCCAGATAACCCTGATATTGATTATCCAGCGCCGGATTAAGTATTGCCGCAACACGTTCCCTTATATGGGGTATATTGCGAATAATCCATATTACTCCGGCCGCTATCAAAGCAACGGGCGACAGCGCAAGAGCAATCTGCCGTTTGCGCCCTCCGCCAAATGCACCGCGCCATACGGCGCAGCAAAGCAGCGCGGTGCAGACCAATACAAGCGTTAAAAGACCCGACGTACTTGGAATTGCTAAGGCCACAAACATCATAGATACCATGGCGGCTATGCAAGTGCATACGCCTGTCGTCCCTTTCCGCGCTGCGAATACAGCACCGTCGCAAACGCGACGGGAAACAACCAAAGCCCGTACTCTGGATAGTACCATTTACCGTTCATGATAGGAGAACGCCAAAATGCAGCCGCCATGATGCCTGCCCAAATGGCATAGGTAAGCCTCGGATGCCTGCCCAACCAAGTATAATCAAGAAAATAACCGGCAAACAAACACACGGCACCTGCCAAGTATTGCAAAATTTGAACCTTCGATTCGTTTGCCGCCACCGGGTACACCCCAACACCGGCAATTAGATACTGGACGATCTTTCCAATTATCGCCACGCCAAGCACCAGCCCCAGCATCACCCAGTCGGGCGCGGGCCGCCACGCGCGGTCCAACGCGGTGCCGGTCTCCACCGCGTCGCCCATTTCGCGTATGGTCGCTTCGGCGGCGTGCGCTTCATCCATCCCTTGGTCGCGGAACGCTTCGTACTGATCGGTCAGGTGGCCGGCCAGCTCGTCCGCCGCGTAGGGTCTGGCGCGCTTCCAGCGCATTTGTCCGGTCGCTTCGTTCAGCCACAGCGCCAGCCGCGCGGGCAGCGGATGCTTCTGAGACGGCGGGGATACTTCCGGCAACGCGGGCGACTGTTCGCCGCGCGCCGCCGCGTCGCGTTCCAGCAGGCGCGTTAGGCCGTTTCGCACAGGGTCAGGCAAACGCATGGCTTTCGCCCCCCTTCAGCACGTGGTTCACCGCGCCGGAAAAGCGGCGCCATTCCTCGGTCTTTTCGGCAAGGCGCGCCCGGCCCTGCTCCGTCAGGTGGTAATATTTGCGCGTCCGGTTATCCGCCGAAGCGCAAACATAGCTCTGCACCGCGCCCTGCGTTTCCAGCGTGTGCAGCAGCGGGTAAAGCGTGCCCGCCTTAAACGCAAAGGTATCGTCCGACCGCTCGCGCAAGCGGTCGATCATTTGGTAGCCGTACAAATCCTCTTCCTCCAACAGGCGCAGCACCAATAGTACGGTACTGCCCGCGAGCAAGCTTTTATCAATGCCCATGGTCTATCCTCCTTATATCGATGTCCGATATATGCATTATATATCGATCATCGATACAAGTCAACCCTTGACAAGTCCGTCCGTCGGGCGTATTGTAAAAGAAAAACGGAGGAAGTTCCCCATGTCCGCATTTACGATCGATCCCATCTTATATGAAGGCCGCCCGGCGGACTGCACCGGCCGCGACCCGCGCGAGATCGCCTGTTACGACCTGCTTGACCGGCTGGGCGTACCCTTTTTCCGTCTCGATCATGACGAAGCGCCCTCAATCGAGTGCTGCGCCGCCGTGGAAGCGCGGCTGGGTACCGACATCTGCAAAAACCTGTTTCTGTGCAACCGGCAGAAAACGCAGTTTTACCTGCTTTTAATGCCGGGCGACAAGGAGTTTCGCACCAAAGATCTTTCCGCGCAGCTTGGCATTTCGCGGCTGTCGTTCGCGGGCCCGGAGCCGATGGAAGAATACTTAGGCGTAACGCCCGGCTCGGTCTCCGTGCTTGGCCTGCTGAATGATCCGGATAACACGGTTCGTCTTGTGATCGACCGCGGCGTGGTGGAGGGTCGCCCTTTTATCGGCTGCCATCCGTGCCGGAACACCTCGTCCCTTCGTATTGCGACGAGCGATCTGCTGGAAAAGATCCTGCCCGCCCTGCGGCACGATCCCACCTACGTGTCCTTATAAGCATAAAAGAGCGTCTGGAAATGGGATTTACCATTTCCAGACGCTCTTTTATGCCGTTATAGACGGATGGATACAAACGTTCCGTCCGCGGCTTCCACGTGGACAATCTCCAGTTTTTTGTACTGCTTCAAAACGGACAAGCACTCCCGCACCAGTTCACGCAAGTAACGCTTGGTCAAAAACTCGTCATAGGGCGGCGGAACCGATCTCCGCATATCCGCAAAGAGGGTCTCCGGCAGGAGCGCGACCGCCGCGCTTGCCAGAGACAGCGGTACGGGCAGCCACAAATTCACCCCTTCGGAACGGACAATAATGCGCATGCGCCGATCCTCCCGGTCTTATCCGATGAATACGCGAACCGTGGTACCGTCCGCCGCGGAAACCTCCACGATGTTGCCCAGCGTTTCATTATCCAAGCATTCCAGTATGGCGGTGGTCAGCGCGTCCAGATCAATGCCTTGCAGCTCTTCGTTTTTGATCGGCAGCTTGCCGGTCACCTTGAGTACTTGACGGATGATCTTTACCGGCAGCTGTACATTGACCTTATCTCCCGTCGTGCTGTCCACAACGACGCGCAGCATTTTATTTTCATAAGGCGCCGCGTCCGATACGGCGGGCATTGTCGCGCCGAATTCCTCCGCCGCGGGCGCGGGTTCGCCCAGCGCGTCGATTAAATCAACGGCCTGCTCGGCGGAAAGCTTGCCTTCCTCCACCATTTTCAGGATCCTTATTTTTTCATCCATATTCATAACCTCGTTTCCACGCGCCTGCGTCCGCGAACGCAGGGCAAGCGTTACTTATTTTGCTTTAACTGCTCCAGTGCTTCCGCCGGGCTGATCTCTCCGTTTTCCAGCGCGCCCAGAATGTCCTTTTTGCGTGAAGCGGCGGGCGACGGCGCGACCGGCTTTCCATCCAGCTTGCGAATGATATCGTCCAGCCGGGAGCGGACGGTCGGGTAGGAAATTTTCAGTTCCTTTTCCACTTCCTTAATGTTGCCGCGGCATTTCAAAAAGGTTTCCGCAAAAAACAGGTCTTCCGCCGCGAGATAATCGAACTTGCTTAGGGCAAAATCATTTTCTATGGCCGTATCACAGTTTTCACATTGCAGCTTGACGACCTTCAGCCTTTTTCCGCACACCGGACAGTGGCTGATCACCTGATACATCGCGACCACCTTCCCTCTTCTTAGTGTCTATAATATAAACCCCGAAATCAATAATGTCAATATATAATTTGAAATAATTAATATATATATTAAAATTCTTAATATCCAAGTCTTATATTATTTAATATTTACATAAAAAGGGGGAAATAACTCATCCTATTCCCTTAGCGGTGTTTTACCGCCGCTTTGATCCTATCACACGGCGGCGCGCTGCCTATCCCGTGCACGGTAAGCGCTTGACAAACTAACACCATTAGTTTATGCTGGATATAGAAACTAACACTGTTAGTTTGGAGGAACCCCCATGCCTAAAAAAGGACTGAGCCGCGACCGGATCGTCGACGCGGCGGCCGCGCTCGTCGAACAAAAGGGGCTGGAAAATATCACGCTGCACGAACTGGCAGGCGCACTCGGCGTGAAAACAGCCTCGCTTTACAACCACTTGCAGGGTCTGCCTGAACTAAACGCGCGCCTGTCCGAGCGCGCGCTGGAGCGCCTGATGGGATCGCTCGAAAGCGCCATGGAGGGCAAGACGGGGACGGACGCGCTGCGCGCCCTTGCCGCCTGCTACCGCTGCTTTGCGCGCGAACAGCCGCAGCTGTACAAGGCCATGCTCGGCCTGCCGGGCTTTGCCGATAACCGGCTGGACGAACTGAAAAACAGCTATATGCAGCTATTTCGCCGCGTGCTGGCCCCTTATGGCCTGACCGAGCAAAAGCAGGTGCACTTTTCCCGCCTGATGCGCAGCGTGCTGCACGGCTTTGTCTCGCTGGAAGCGGCGGGCTTTTTCCGCCGCGCGGTGGAAGCCGAAGAAAGCTACGGCTTTGCCGTTGCGCAATTATGTACGCAGATCGAAAACGCAGCAAAGGAGGCCGCCGAACATGGCGCAAAATGAAGACGCGCAAGCGCGTAAATTCCGGCAAATGACCGAAGCGCCGGTGGAGCCGCTCATTTGCAAAATGGCGGTGCCCACCATTATCAGCATGCTGATCACCTCGTTTTACAATATGGCGGATACCTTTTTCGTCGGCAAGCTCAGCACCAGCGCGACCGGCGCGGTCGGCGTTATCTTTCCGCTGATGGCGCTCATTCAGGCGATCGGCTTTTTCTTCGGTCAAGGCTCGGGCAACTATATTTCGCGCCAACTGGGCGCGCAGCATGAAGAAGAAGCCGAACGCATGGCCTCCACTGGCTTTTTTTCCGCACTGATGGCGGGGGCGCTTATTCTGGCTCTTGGTCTTGTGTTTCAAAACCCGCTGTGTCATCTGCTCGGCGCGACGGATACGATCTTCCCGCACGCGATCTCCTATATGCGCTTTATCCTGCTCGGCGCGCCGTATATGACCGCCGCGCTCGTTTTGAACAACCAGTTGCGCTTGCAGGGCAACGCGACCTACGCCATGATCGGTCTGGTGTCGGGCGGTATTTTGAATATCGCGCTCGATCCGCTGTTTATCTTTGCCTTTCATATGGGCGTGGCGGGCGCGGCCATCGCCACGATCTTGAGCCAGCTGGTCAGCTTTCTGCTGCTATTGTGGGGCGTGGAGCATTCGGGCGGCATTCCGATCCGGCTGAAGCTGTTTTCGCCCAGTCCCGCGCGCTTTCTCGCCATCGCGGGCGGCGGCGTGCCCAGTCTGTGCAGGCAGGGTCTTGCCAGCATCGCCATCACCTGCCTGAACACCGCCGCCCGTCCCTTTGGCGACGCGGCGATCGCGGCGATGAGCGTGGTCACCCGCGTCACCCAGTTCGCGTCCTCGGCGCTGATCGGCTTCGGTCAGGGCTATCAGCCAGTATGCGGCTTTAATTACGGCGCCAAGCGGTATGACCGCGTCACGCGCGGCTTCTGGTTTTGTGTGCGCGTGTCCAGTGTTTTGCTCGTTGTACTGGCGGTGCTCGGCGCGGTGTTCGCCCCGCAGCTCATCGCCCTGTTCCGCGCGGACGACGCGGAGGTCATCCGCATCGGCGCGGCGACGCTGCGCTGGCAGTGCCTGTCGTTCCCGCTGCTGGGCTATGTCATTCTGTGCAACATGCTGCTGCAAAACATCGCGTTCACCGTGCGGGCCAGCGTGGTCGCCGCCGCGCGGCAGGGGCTGTTCTTCATTCCGCTGGTGCTGGTGCTGCCGCGCCTGTTGGGGCTTACGGGCGTAATCTACTGCCAGCCCATATCCGATGTGTGCGCCTTCATCCTCTCTCTCGTATTGACCGCGCCCGTGCTCGTTCATCTTGCCAAGCTGGGCGCGGTGGGGCAAGACGCTTGACAGCCGCGCGCACGCCGCCTATACTGGGCTTAACATTTTATAAAATAAAAGGAATGAAACCATGAATGATCTGACCATCCGTCCGGAACGCCCGGCAGACGAGCGCGCCGTGGACGCACTGACGCGCGACGCGTTTTGGGACGTTTTTCGCCCCGGCTGTGTGGAGCACTATATTCTGCACCAGCTGCGCAAGCACCCGGATTTTATCCCGGAACTCAGCCTTGTCGCCGAGCAAAACGGCGGGATCGTCGGCCACATTGCCTACAGCCGCGCCGCCATCGTGCAGGAGAACGGCACGGAGTTCCCTTTGATTCTCTTCGGCCCGCTGAGCGTGCGGCCCGATCGCCAGAAATCCGGCGTAGGCGCCGCGTTGATACGCCATTCACTGGCCCTCGCCGGGGAACTGGGCTACCCTGCCGTTGCCGTGTGCGGCTGGCCGGATTATTACCCGCGCTTCGGCTTTCAGCGGGCGCGCGTTTTCGGCATCACGGACGCGGAGGGCCAATCGCCCGATCCGTTGATGGCGCTCGAATTGCAGTCCGGCGCGCTCGCCGGCGTTTCCGGCGTTCTCCGTGAGAGTGAAGCCTATTTTGACACTCCGCCCGCCGCGATTGACGCGTTTGACGCTACCTTTCCGCCCCGCGACAAGCACGTACTGCCGGGACAGTTCCTCTAACAAACACTGAGGGGCTGTAAAATAAATTCCCACAAGTGAATAGAAAACTGTTGCAAAGCGAAGAATGCTACCGATTTTGTCATTCTGAGGAGCGAAGCGACGAGACCGTAGTCCGCTATCCTCAATCTGCCGCTTGGCGGCATTTTAAGGAGCGCGAATCTCGCGCAAACGCGCGGAATTTACACTGGAAACGCGCGTTCGCGCGGGATTCTTCACTTCGTTCAGAATGACATTCGGGGGCCTTCCTTTTTTGCAACAGTTTTTTTATTTTACGGAAATTGTGCTTTATCGCTGTTTCCACACCGCCTGACGGCCATAGACAAACTGCACAACAAAACAAACACGTTTTTTGCTAAAGTGACAGATTTGTAAAATCCCCAAAAAATGTCCCCCCTGATGCAAAAAATCGATGTTCCCGAAGTGTTTTCCGTTTGATAAAATAATAACAAAAAGAGGCGTGAGGAGGGATAAATGCATGGAGTATATACTGGAAATGAAAGATATCAGCAAAACATTTCCCGGCGTAAAAGCGCTTGATCATGTTCAGCTTCGGGTAAAACCCGGCGAAGTGCACGCACTGATGGGCGAAAACGGTGCGGGCAAATCGACGCTGATGAAAATTCTGATGGGCATGTACACCAAGGACGACGGCGGCGAAATCCTCTTTAACGGAAAGCCCTACAAGGCTTCAAGCCCGAAGGAGGCAATGGATCTTGGCGTTGCCATGATCCATCAGGAACTCAATCCGATCCTTGATATGTCCGTGTATGAAAACATTTTTGTCGGGCGTGAGATCCGCAAAAATGGACTGGTAGACAAAAAGGCGGAGATCGAACAGGCGCAAAAGCTGATCGAAGAGAGCGGCCTGCATGTTTCGCCCGAGGAAATGCTGCGGAAACTGACAGTCGCGCAGTGCCAGCTGATCGAGATCATCAAGGCGATCTCCGTCAATGCGAAGGTCATCATCATGGACGAGCCAACCGCGGCGATCAGCGAGCGCGAGGTCGAACTGCTGTTTGGCCACATCCGCAAGCTTGCCGAAATGGGCGTCGCGATCATTTACATCTCCCACCGCATGGACGAGATCTTTTCCATCTGCGACCGCGTCAGCGTATACCGCGACGGCCAGTATATCGGTTCCGGCGACACGAAGGATTTGAACGAAGCACAGCTCATTAAGATGATGGTCGGCCGCGAGATCACCGACGTGTTCCCCAAGCTGGAAGCGCAGATCGGCGAGGTCGTTTTAGAGGCTAAAAACATCGTCCGTGTGGATCGCAAGGTCAAGGGCGTCAGCTTTTCCGTCCGCAAGGGTGAGATTCTTGGCATTGGCGGTCTGGTCGGCGCGGGGCGCAGCGAGCTGGTCGAGGGACTGTTCGGCATTCACGCGCTGTCGGGCGGCGAAATCTATATAAAGGGCAAGCAGGTTCACGTACATTCGCCAAGCGATATCATCAAAGAGGGCGTCGCGCTCATCACCGAGGACCGCAAGGGCACCGGTCTGAACCTGAGCGGCACGGTGGGCGACAATATTGCCATGGTGGCCATCCGCAAGCTGCTCTGCCACGGCCTTTACAACAAGAACAAGGCGCGCAGCGCATCGCTGGACTACATCAAAAAACTCAATATCAAAACTCCTTCCGGCGACCAGATCGTCGGCAACCTGTCCGGCGGCAACCAGCAAAAAGTCGTTATCGCCAAATGGCTGCTGAATGATCCCGATATCATCATTCTGGACGAGCCGACCCGCGGCATCGACGTCGGCGCCAAGCGCGACATCTATCTGCTGCTCGGCAAACTCGTACAGCAAGGCAAGGCAGTCGTCATGATCTCGTCCGAAATACCGGAACTGATGGGCGTGTGCGACAGGATCATGGTCATGTGCGAGGGCAATCTGTCCGGCGAGGTCAAGCGGGGCGAGTTCTCGCAGGAGCGCATTATGGCGCTGGCCTCCGCCATCGAGGTATGAGATA
Protein-coding regions in this window:
- a CDS encoding MATE family efflux transporter; amino-acid sequence: MAQNEDAQARKFRQMTEAPVEPLICKMAVPTIISMLITSFYNMADTFFVGKLSTSATGAVGVIFPLMALIQAIGFFFGQGSGNYISRQLGAQHEEEAERMASTGFFSALMAGALILALGLVFQNPLCHLLGATDTIFPHAISYMRFILLGAPYMTAALVLNNQLRLQGNATYAMIGLVSGGILNIALDPLFIFAFHMGVAGAAIATILSQLVSFLLLLWGVEHSGGIPIRLKLFSPSPARFLAIAGGGVPSLCRQGLASIAITCLNTAARPFGDAAIAAMSVVTRVTQFASSALIGFGQGYQPVCGFNYGAKRYDRVTRGFWFCVRVSSVLLVVLAVLGAVFAPQLIALFRADDAEVIRIGAATLRWQCLSFPLLGYVILCNMLLQNIAFTVRASVVAAARQGLFFIPLVLVLPRLLGLTGVIYCQPISDVCAFILSLVLTAPVLVHLAKLGAVGQDA
- a CDS encoding sugar ABC transporter ATP-binding protein; the encoded protein is MEYILEMKDISKTFPGVKALDHVQLRVKPGEVHALMGENGAGKSTLMKILMGMYTKDDGGEILFNGKPYKASSPKEAMDLGVAMIHQELNPILDMSVYENIFVGREIRKNGLVDKKAEIEQAQKLIEESGLHVSPEEMLRKLTVAQCQLIEIIKAISVNAKVIIMDEPTAAISEREVELLFGHIRKLAEMGVAIIYISHRMDEIFSICDRVSVYRDGQYIGSGDTKDLNEAQLIKMMVGREITDVFPKLEAQIGEVVLEAKNIVRVDRKVKGVSFSVRKGEILGIGGLVGAGRSELVEGLFGIHALSGGEIYIKGKQVHVHSPSDIIKEGVALITEDRKGTGLNLSGTVGDNIAMVAIRKLLCHGLYNKNKARSASLDYIKKLNIKTPSGDQIVGNLSGGNQQKVVIAKWLLNDPDIIILDEPTRGIDVGAKRDIYLLLGKLVQQGKAVVMISSEIPELMGVCDRIMVMCEGNLSGEVKRGEFSQERIMALASAIEV
- a CDS encoding GNAT family N-acetyltransferase — encoded protein: MNDLTIRPERPADERAVDALTRDAFWDVFRPGCVEHYILHQLRKHPDFIPELSLVAEQNGGIVGHIAYSRAAIVQENGTEFPLILFGPLSVRPDRQKSGVGAALIRHSLALAGELGYPAVAVCGWPDYYPRFGFQRARVFGITDAEGQSPDPLMALELQSGALAGVSGVLRESEAYFDTPPAAIDAFDATFPPRDKHVLPGQFL